A window from Bordetella petrii encodes these proteins:
- a CDS encoding tripartite tricarboxylate transporter substrate binding protein BugE, translating into MIKARTLASAIALATGLAATSAAVAADAYPSKPIRVIVPFAPGGSTDIIARLVTQRMSQELGQPMVVENKGGAGGAIGAAEAARADADGYTLSIATVSTMAVNSACRPNDLPYDPIKDFQPVTNFANTANVVSVNPKFPAKDFKGFLEELKKNPGKYSYGSSGTCGVLHLMGESFKIATGTDIVHVPYKGSGPAVADAVGGQIEILFDNLPSSMPQIQAGKLRAMAIAWPERIDAIKDVPTFKEVGYPQLNQPVWYGLLAPKGTPMDIVNKLRDAAVVALKDPKVIEALDKQGSAPSGNTPEEFAKEIQEQYNWAKDIVKKSNISLN; encoded by the coding sequence ATGATCAAAGCACGTACCCTGGCATCGGCTATCGCGCTGGCCACCGGCCTGGCGGCCACGTCCGCCGCCGTGGCCGCGGACGCTTATCCCAGCAAGCCGATCCGCGTGATCGTGCCGTTCGCGCCGGGCGGTTCCACCGACATCATCGCGCGCCTGGTTACCCAGCGCATGAGCCAGGAACTCGGCCAGCCGATGGTCGTCGAGAACAAGGGCGGCGCCGGCGGCGCCATCGGCGCGGCCGAAGCGGCCCGCGCCGACGCCGACGGCTACACCCTGTCGATCGCCACGGTCTCCACCATGGCCGTCAACTCGGCATGCCGCCCCAACGACCTGCCCTACGATCCCATCAAGGACTTCCAGCCGGTCACCAACTTCGCCAACACCGCCAACGTGGTGTCGGTGAACCCCAAGTTCCCCGCCAAAGACTTCAAGGGCTTCCTCGAAGAACTGAAGAAGAACCCCGGCAAGTATTCGTACGGCAGCTCGGGCACCTGCGGCGTGCTGCACCTGATGGGCGAGTCGTTCAAGATCGCCACCGGCACCGACATCGTGCACGTGCCCTACAAGGGTTCGGGCCCGGCCGTGGCCGACGCCGTCGGCGGCCAGATCGAAATCCTGTTCGACAACCTGCCGTCGTCCATGCCGCAAATCCAGGCCGGCAAGCTGCGCGCCATGGCCATTGCCTGGCCCGAGCGCATCGACGCCATCAAAGACGTGCCCACCTTCAAGGAAGTCGGCTACCCGCAGCTGAACCAGCCGGTGTGGTACGGCCTGCTGGCGCCCAAGGGCACGCCGATGGACATCGTCAACAAGCTGCGCGACGCGGCGGTGGTGGCCCTGAAAGACCCGAAGGTCATCGAAGCCCTCGACAAGCAGGGTTCGGCGCCGTCGGGCAACACGCCGGAAGAATTCGCCAAGGAAATCCAGGAGCAATACAACTGGGCGAAGGACATCGTCAAGAAGAGCAACATCTCGCTGAACTAA